A window of Leptotrichia hongkongensis genomic DNA:
TGAATTAGATGGCTGGAAAGAAGATATTACGCAAATAAAGAATTACGAAGACTTGCCGGAAAATTGTAAAAAATATATTGAATACATTGAGAAAAAATTGAAATGTAAAATCTCGATGATTTCAGTAGGGCCTGAAAGAAGTCAGAATATTTATAGATATGATTTGGGAGAGTTTGTGAAGTAGTTTTTGAAATTGGAGGAAATTATTTAAGAAATAAAGTAAATTCAAAAGATAAGATTTTAGAATTTAGAAAAAGACTTTTGGATAGGAATAAGAATTTTATAAAAGAAAAACAAGATATTGAATTTGAGAAAAATTACAAAATAAAAAATTTGAATAATGAAATGGAGAGATAAAATGAAAATAAGAAAAATAATGTTGATGACAATGATTGGAGTATTTTCTGTGTTTGGATTTTCTTGTAGTAAAACAGGAAACGAAAAAAAGAATTTAACAATGTCAAAAGAAGCGAAAGCTGGAAAAAAAGCAGAATACAAAAAGATAACTTCAGATGAAGCTAAAAAGATGATGGAAACTCAAAAAGTTATAGTTGTAGATGTTAGAACTTTGGAAGAATATAACGAAGGGCATATTCCGAATGCAATTTCTGTTCCATTGGAAACTATTGAAAATGAAGCAGAAGCAAAATTGAAAAATAAAGATGCTTTAATTTTAGTTTATTGCAGAAGTGGAAGACGAAGCAGGGAAGCAGCATTAAAATTGATTGAAAA
This region includes:
- a CDS encoding rhodanese-like domain-containing protein; amino-acid sequence: MKIRKIMLMTMIGVFSVFGFSCSKTGNEKKNLTMSKEAKAGKKAEYKKITSDEAKKMMETQKVIVVDVRTLEEYNEGHIPNAISVPLETIENEAEAKLKNKDALILVYCRSGRRSREAALKLIEKGYTNVIDFGGIKDWNGEVVK